The Halorientalis sp. IM1011 genome window below encodes:
- a CDS encoding DUF655 domain-containing protein, translating into MSDSESGDPAADTERETGVVLDYLPHGRTEDDRPQYEKSPLAYVLTESDFELFELRIDDDAGVQIGDRVPVERGDDSPVERIRRIEYEDLPSGARSELEYVVEEIVTTNEQRFVDFYNDAQPITLRLHQLNLLPGIGKKLRNNILDERDRRPFQNFEDLEARVNGLHNPREVLVERVLEEMREDDLKYRTFVGADDQD; encoded by the coding sequence ATGAGCGATTCCGAGAGCGGCGACCCGGCCGCCGACACCGAGCGCGAGACGGGTGTCGTCCTCGATTACCTTCCCCACGGTCGTACGGAGGACGACCGCCCACAGTACGAGAAGTCGCCGCTCGCGTACGTCCTGACCGAATCCGACTTCGAGCTCTTCGAACTCCGGATCGACGACGACGCCGGCGTCCAGATCGGGGACCGCGTCCCCGTCGAGCGCGGCGACGACAGCCCGGTCGAGCGCATTCGCCGCATCGAGTACGAGGATCTGCCCAGTGGCGCGCGCTCGGAACTGGAGTACGTCGTCGAGGAAATCGTCACCACCAACGAACAGCGGTTCGTCGACTTCTACAACGACGCCCAGCCGATCACGCTGCGGCTCCACCAGCTGAACCTGCTGCCGGGGATCGGCAAGAAGCTCCGCAACAACATCTTAGACGAGCGCGACCGCCGCCCCTTCCAGAACTTCGAGGATCTGGAGGCGCGCGTCAACGGCCTCCACAACCCCAGAGAAGTGCTCGTCGAACGCGTCCTCGAGGAGATGCGCGAGGACGACCTGAAGTACCGGACGTTCGTCGGGGCCGACGACCAGGACTGA
- a CDS encoding RNA polymerase Rpb4 family protein, with protein sequence MTIFKEKVGEEYLTLAETKEILETLELERAEDEDREMRYELARAIEHVNRFATLDPEESQEFVDELLDLEKVDEATAYKIANTTPRDRDELRAIYAQERFSLSGDELDDILDVVAKYV encoded by the coding sequence ATGACGATCTTCAAGGAGAAGGTCGGCGAGGAGTACCTGACGCTCGCCGAGACCAAGGAGATCCTCGAGACGCTCGAACTCGAGCGCGCCGAAGACGAGGATCGGGAGATGCGCTACGAACTCGCGCGGGCCATCGAGCACGTCAACCGGTTCGCGACGCTCGACCCCGAGGAGTCCCAGGAGTTCGTCGACGAACTGCTGGACCTCGAGAAGGTCGACGAGGCGACCGCCTACAAGATCGCCAACACGACGCCACGGGACCGCGACGAGTTGCGTGCCATCTACGCCCAGGAGCGATTCTCCCTCTCGGGCGACGAACTCGACGACATCCTCGACGTCGTCGCGAAGTACGTCTAA
- a CDS encoding 50S ribosomal protein L21e: MPNSHGPLKKTRHKLKNDPRDRGTSPPQRSIQEFEEGQKVHLKIDPSVNDGRFHPRFNGYTGTVDGKQGEAYKVLIEDQGKEKTIIVKPAHISAQE, encoded by the coding sequence ATGCCCAATTCGCACGGTCCACTGAAGAAGACGCGCCACAAGCTGAAAAACGACCCCCGCGATCGGGGGACTTCGCCGCCCCAGCGCTCGATTCAGGAGTTCGAGGAGGGCCAGAAGGTCCACCTCAAGATCGACCCCTCGGTCAACGACGGGCGGTTCCACCCGCGATTCAACGGGTACACCGGAACGGTCGACGGCAAGCAGGGTGAGGCCTACAAGGTCCTGATCGAGGATCAGGGCAAAGAGAAGACGATCATCGTCAAGCCCGCCCACATCTCCGCTCAGGAATGA